A single window of Nicotiana tomentosiformis chromosome 1, ASM39032v3, whole genome shotgun sequence DNA harbors:
- the LOC104103288 gene encoding arabinogalactan protein 14 produces the protein MEAMKMKLFVVAVMMMIVTISAVKGVAAADAPAPAPASDASIFVPTFFASLIALAFALLF, from the coding sequence ATGGAGGCAATGAAGATGAAGCTGTTCGTTGTTGCGGTCATGATGATGATTGTGACCATCTCCGCCGTGAAGGGAGTCGCCGCCGCTGATGCTCCGGCACCTGCTCCAGCTTCCGACGCATCCATTTTCGTCCCCACCTTCTTCGCTTCCTTAATTGCCCTTGCATTTGCTCTTCTCTTTTGA
- the LOC138910785 gene encoding uncharacterized protein: MDWLLPYHAILDCHAKTVTLAMSGLLWLEWCGTLDYIPSMIVSFLKARQMVEKGCDEDLAFVRDVSADTPTVASVPVMRDLPDVFLAYRVWPDRDIDFCISLVPDTQSISIPSYHMAPAELRELKEQLQELFAKGFIQPSVSP, from the coding sequence atggattggttgttgccctatcatgctattcttgattgtcacgccaagactgtgacactgGCTATGTCAGGTTTGCTGTGGTTAGAGTGGTGTGGTACAttagattatattcctagcatgattgtgtccttccttaaggcacgtcagatggttgagaaggggtgtgatgaagatttagcctttgtgagagatgtcagtgctgatactcctaccgttgcgTCAGTTCCGGTAATGAGAGACTTACCAGATGTATTTTTAGCATATCGGGTAtggcccgacagagatatcgattTTTGTATTAGTTTAGTGCCGgacactcagtccatttctattccatcatatcatatggcaccggcggagttgagggagttgaaggagcagttgcaagagttgtttGCTAAGGGTTTCATTCAacccagtgtgtcgccttag